A window of the Henckelia pumila isolate YLH828 chromosome 3, ASM3356847v2, whole genome shotgun sequence genome harbors these coding sequences:
- the LOC140887723 gene encoding nudix hydrolase 11-like, which translates to MCSYKKALRRLFFHLGSMDSNSIGKSETLVRLAQSLRLLKPNQHDHISNNQAPELVPQEININTAAVLICLFEGENGDLRVILTRRSSTMSSHSGEVALPGGKRDACDLKNVDTALREAKEEIGLEPSIVEVVAVLEPFHTKKKISVFPVIGILWDKNAFKPAPNADEVESIFDAPLEMFLKDENRRGEEREWMGHKYLLHFFDHQWENESYVIWALTAGILINTASIVYQKQPAFEERRPIFWNGRRSDDHQDGVLA; encoded by the exons ATGTGTTCTTACAAAAAGGCATTACGTCGGCTCTTCTTTCATTTGGGGTCAATGGATTCCAACAGTATCGGGAAATCAGAAACCCTAGTCCGATTAGCCCAAAGCCTCCGCCTTCTCAAACCCAATCAGCACGACCACATCTCCAATAATCAAGCTCCTGAATTGGTTCCTCAAGAAATCAACATCAATACAGCTGCGGTTTTGATCTGTTTATTTGAAGGTGAAAATGGTGATCTTCGAGTAATTCTTACCAGAAGATCTTCAACGATGTCCTCTCATTCAG GTGAAGTCGCATTGCCGGGAGGGAAGAGGGATGCGTGCGATTTGAAAAATGTTGATACAGCTTTAAGGGAAGCAAAGGAGGAAATTGGACTGGAACCTTCCATTGTAGAAGTTGTTGCTGTTCTTGAACCTTTCCACACGAAG AAAAAGATTAGTGTGTTTCCAGTGATTGGAATATTGTGGGACAAGAATGCCTTCAAACCAGCCCCAAATGCCGATGAAGTGGAATCTATATTTGATGCTCCTCTGGAAATGTTTTTGAAG GATGAAAATCGAAGAGGAGAGGAGAGGGAGTGGATGGGTCATAAATATTTGCTGCATTTCTTTGATCACCAATGGGAGAACGAATCGTACGTGATATGGGCGCTGACTGCTGGAATCTTGATCAACACTGCTTCCATTGTGTACCAGAAACAACCTGCTTTCGAAGAACGTAGGCCTATATTCTGGAATGGGAGAAGATCCGATGATCATCAAGATGGTGTTCTTGCATGA
- the LOC140887722 gene encoding nudix hydrolase 15, mitochondrial-like, producing MILLMEAINYNSVHMISLLRRTSISVISKSCQAHLLSSSVSYSFAGIAIMDSRNFGPSRRLLSLAQQLRLYRPPPEEEDDDAKEQRIEDSVGKVVSQVGFAESVTSVAQQPAQRFTPKRAAVLVCLFEGDDGEFRVILTKRSSRLSTHSGEVSLPGGKAEETDTSDAETATREAKEEIGLDPSLVNVVTCLEPFLSKHLLRVIPVIGILSNKNDFNPSPNAAEVEAIFDAPLEMFLKDENRKWERREWMGVEYLIHFFNYDINGNKYLIWGLTAAILIRAASVVYQKPPAFLEQSPKFKVPKVVLKDTTMT from the exons ATGATACTACTAATGGAGGCTATTAATTATAATTCGGTGCACATGATCTCACTTCTCAGAAGAACCTCTATTTCCGTAATATCGAAATCTTGCCAAGCCCATTTGCTCTCATCATCCGTTTCATATTCTTTTGCCGGGATCGCAATCATGGATTCTCGCAATTTCGGGCCTTCTCGAAGGCTCTTGTCCTTGGCCCAACAGCTGCGCTTGTACAGACCGCCGCCGGAGGAGGAGGATGATGATGCGAAGGAGCAGAGGATTGAGGATAGTGTCGGGAAAGTGGTTTCCCAAGTGGGTTTTGCGGAATCCGTCACTTCGGTGGCACAACAGCCCGCCCAGAGGTTCACGCCTAAAAGAGCGGCGGTCCTCGTCTGTCTTTTTGAAGGGGATGATGGGGAATTTAGAGTAATTCTTACCAAAAGATCGTCGAGGCTGTCCACTCACTCTG GTGAAGTTTCATTGCCCGGAGGGAAGGCTGAGGAGACAGACACCAGTGATGCTGAGACAGCAACAAGAGAAGCAAAGGAGGAGATAGGGTTGGATCCTTCTCTAGTAAATGTTGTCACATGCCTTGAACCATTCTTATCCAAG CACCTTCTCAGAGTGATCCCTGTTATCGGCATTCTTTCCAACAAGAATGACTTCAATCCCTCTCCTAATGCTGCTGAAGTGGAAGCCATATTCGATGCTCCGTTGGAAATGTTTCTCAAG GATGAGAACAGAAAATGGGAAAGAAGGGAGTGGATGGGCGTCGAGTATTTGATTCATTTTTTCAACTATGATATCAATGGAAACAAGTACTTGATATGGGGTTTGACTGCCGCAATCTTGATTAGAGCTGCATCAGTTGTGTATCAGAAGCCACCAGCTTTTCTAGAACAAAGCCCCAAGTTCAAAGTTCCTAAAGTTGTGCTTAAAGATACTACCATGACTTGA